In Mercenaria mercenaria strain notata chromosome 14, MADL_Memer_1, whole genome shotgun sequence, the following are encoded in one genomic region:
- the LOC128548306 gene encoding caspase-6-like encodes MTQLLQEQKEEENLKDVECFVCAITSHGNSKGILGVDEEATTVLDIINMFDRDNCHELSDKPKLFLFDMCRGGKQEDVPKHATDVTDSTDAMFPPMKSDIFVAYSTSHDYMSFCHPNFGSWFCRSFVKVVSENAYRYSISDMMLMVNRMVGTFNSKNGSRQSAQFNCSMRKHFFFSPQTSGEVKKNAVDEQKMSQPIHEVTSQQMS; translated from the exons ATGACTCAATTGCTACAAGAACAAAAAGAGGAGGAAAATCTTAAAGACGTTGAGTGTTTCGTATGTGCAATAACAAGCCATGGAAATTCTAAAGGAATTCTAGGAGTTGATGAAGAAGCGACCACTGTCCTGGATATTATCAATATGTTTGATAGAGACAACTGTCATGAATTGTCAGACAAGCCAAAACTCTTTTTGTTTGATATGTGTCGAGGAGGAA AGCAAGAAGACGTTCCAAAACACGCGACAGATGTGACGGACTCAACAGACGCAATGTTTCCTCCAatgaaatcagatatttttgtaGCCTATTCAACTTCTCATG ATTACATGTCATTTTGCCATCCGAACTTTGGATCCTGGTTCTGTCGAAGTTTTGTAAAAGTGGTCAGCGAAAACGCTTACAGATATAGCATTTCAGACATGATGTTAATG GTCAACAGAATGGTTGGGACATTTAACTCGAAAAATGGGAGCCGGCAATCTGCACAATTCAACTGTTCTATGCGAAAACATTTCTTCTTCTCTCCACAAACATCAG GTGAAGTGAAGAAAAATGCCGTAGATGAACAAAAGATGTCTCAACCGATACACGAGGTTACAAGTCAACAGATGTCATGA